The DNA region TCGAAGTCGAGCTTGGCGATCGCTTCCTTGGCGAACCGGTCGCCGAGGATGGGTCGGTCGAAGTCGGCGTCGAGAGCCTTCAGGTAGAGGGTCGACAGCATCGTCTTCGCCGGACCGCTGAGATTGACGGAAACTTTGTTGGCCACGTATGTGAGGCTAAGGGCAAAGGTCTCGGCTCGGCACGCCGGGGCAGAGTTCATCTCAGATTCGACGTTCATCTCAGATTCGACAGGGAAGAGGAGTTCGCACCATGACGGAAGCCCCCGACGACAGGCCTCCGCGGGTTCTGCTGCTGTACTACAGCTACACAGGGCAGTCGCAGAAGGTCCTCGAGGCTGCCGGGGAGGTATTCGAAGAGCGCGGGTACGACGTGACGACCGCGCCGATCGAATTCACCGATCCGCGGTACGCCGAACGGTTCTCCCGCTTCCCGATGCGCAAGGTGTGGCCCGAGTTCCTCGGAATGCTGCCGGCCCAGACGTTCCAGCGCACCGGCGACATCCGGACCCCCGATGCGGTACGCACCGGCGACTACGACCTGATCTGCATCGGATCACCCACGTGGTGGAGCACGGTGTCGATGCCGCTGCGATCGTTCCTCAAGTCCCACGAGGCGCGGAACGTGCTGGACGGCAAGCGCTTCGCGGTGTTCGTGGTCTGCCGCCGCAAGTGGCGCGGCAACCTCTCCGGAGTACGCAAGCTCGCCGAGAAGAAGGGCGGGCGGTACGTCGACGGCATCCACTTCACCTATCCCGGTAGTGAGCTGGCATCGATGCTGTCGCTGACCAGCTATCTGGGATCGGGGGAGTACAAGGAACGCTCCCTGGGCGTCAAACTGCCGCCCACCAACATCAGCGCCGAACAACTCGAGGAATCCCGGCGGTTCGCCGCTCGCGTCGCGGACAAGGTGTTCGGCAAGCGGGGCCGCTAGCCGTGCCGCGATCGTTTGACGTGACCATCGAGACGTCGGCGCCCGTTGCCCATGTGTTCTCCGCCTTCGGCCAGCGGGACTATTGGCTGGCCAGGCTCGCCGCGTACGGCGGCGACTCGATGACCCTAAACGCACTGGAATCCGGATCCGACGGCACCGTCGTCGTGCGCACCACCCAGGACATCCGTCAGGACATGCTGCCCGGCGGGATCGCCAGGATGCTCCCGGGTGACACGAAGATCATGCGGACCGAATCGTGGCGGCCTGCCGACGGCGGCGGCGAGGTGCACGGCGAGTTCACCATCTCCGCCCACGGAGTGCCGAGTTCCGGTGCGGGCACCATGATCCTCGAACCCATCGGGGCCGGCTCATCGCTTCGGGTACGCGGAACTCTGGAGGTCCGGATCCCGTTGGTCGGCGGGCGGATCGAGCGCTTCGTTGCGGACCTGATAGCCAAGGAGGTGCCGCAGATGCAGCGGTTCACCGCCGATTGGATCTCAGGGAAGGCCTGACCATGCCCGAACCCATCCCGACGACCGCGGAAGCCCTTGCGCGGCTGGATATGCCGCTGGTCGAGGCGATGATGACCCAGCGCGCGATTCGTCGCGTCCTTCCCGACCCGGTCGACGACGAGATCGTGCTCAAATGCCTGGAGTTGGCGCTGCGCGCTCCGACCGGCGCCAACGGGCAGAACTGGGAGTTCATCGTCGTCAAAGACCCCCGCGTCAAGAAGAAACTTGCTCGCCGCTACCGGCTGGCCTGGAAGGTCTTCCACCGCACGTCGATCCGGGACATC from Mycobacterium sp. DL includes:
- a CDS encoding flavodoxin family protein, which codes for MTEAPDDRPPRVLLLYYSYTGQSQKVLEAAGEVFEERGYDVTTAPIEFTDPRYAERFSRFPMRKVWPEFLGMLPAQTFQRTGDIRTPDAVRTGDYDLICIGSPTWWSTVSMPLRSFLKSHEARNVLDGKRFAVFVVCRRKWRGNLSGVRKLAEKKGGRYVDGIHFTYPGSELASMLSLTSYLGSGEYKERSLGVKLPPTNISAEQLEESRRFAARVADKVFGKRGR
- a CDS encoding DUF2505 domain-containing protein, producing MTIETSAPVAHVFSAFGQRDYWLARLAAYGGDSMTLNALESGSDGTVVVRTTQDIRQDMLPGGIARMLPGDTKIMRTESWRPADGGGEVHGEFTISAHGVPSSGAGTMILEPIGAGSSLRVRGTLEVRIPLVGGRIERFVADLIAKEVPQMQRFTADWISGKA